Proteins from a genomic interval of uncultured Campylobacter sp.:
- the cysK gene encoding cysteine synthase A, which produces MVYENIIHTVGKTPVVKINSVHEDGMAEIYAKLEFFNPGGSVKDRIAASMILGMQKEGTLKKGDVIVEPTSGNTGIGVAMAGAALGFKVVLVMPETMSIERRKLQAAFGAQFVLTEGAKGMKGAIEKANELVREKGYVMLSQFENKFNPQAHELTTAKEIMDDFKELDAFVSGVGTGGTLSGVAKALKANGYNTKIIAVEPNDSAVISGEKPGPHKIQGIGAGFIPATLDTSYIDEIERVENDEAFDAARKLAKEEGVLLGISGGAALAAAIKVAKRLGKGKKVLFVAPDNGERYLSTALYEA; this is translated from the coding sequence ATGGTATATGAAAATATAATCCACACCGTCGGCAAAACGCCCGTAGTTAAAATAAATAGCGTGCATGAAGATGGCATGGCTGAAATTTACGCAAAGCTCGAGTTTTTTAATCCGGGCGGATCGGTAAAAGATAGAATCGCCGCAAGTATGATCCTTGGAATGCAAAAAGAGGGCACGCTAAAAAAAGGCGACGTCATCGTAGAGCCTACTAGCGGCAACACCGGCATCGGCGTAGCTATGGCGGGCGCGGCTTTAGGCTTTAAAGTAGTGCTAGTAATGCCTGAAACCATGAGTATCGAAAGACGCAAGCTACAAGCGGCGTTCGGTGCCCAGTTTGTGCTAACAGAGGGCGCAAAGGGCATGAAAGGCGCGATCGAAAAGGCAAACGAACTCGTACGCGAAAAAGGCTACGTCATGCTAAGTCAGTTTGAGAATAAATTTAACCCGCAGGCTCACGAGCTAACGACGGCAAAAGAGATAATGGACGACTTTAAGGAGCTTGACGCTTTTGTTTCCGGCGTAGGTACAGGGGGCACGCTAAGCGGCGTAGCTAAGGCGCTAAAGGCAAACGGATATAATACTAAAATCATAGCCGTCGAGCCAAACGACTCTGCCGTGATCTCGGGCGAAAAACCGGGACCGCACAAGATCCAAGGCATAGGCGCTGGCTTTATCCCGGCTACTCTTGATACCTCTTATATAGACGAGATAGAGCGCGTGGAAAACGACGAGGCTTTTGACGCTGCTAGGAAGCTGGCGAAAGAGGAGGGCGTGCTGTTAGGCATTTCAGGCGGCGCGGCTTTGGCTGCGGCGATAAAGGTCGCAAAGAGGCTGGGCAAGGGCAAAAAGGTGCTTTTCGTAGCTCCCGATAACGGCGAGAGATACCTTAGCACCGCGCTTTACGAGGCGTGA
- a CDS encoding 3-methyladenine DNA glycosylase translates to MDSTQLFLALKNAGVKADADDPLWWPGAGTFEVVVGAVLIQNTNWKNADKALNNLKNANLMSLEGVVKTPAAELALLIKPSGFYNTKAKRLKTLCEAIFKKFGDFENFKENVSREWLLGIKGIGAESCDAVLCYACGREVMVVDSYALRILSFFGYEFESYEEAREWLEAVDSERICEAYGRELGINEIYAKFHGKIVEFCKAHFNGKKLDEAGEKILKNLA, encoded by the coding sequence ATGGATAGCACGCAGCTTTTTTTGGCGCTAAAAAACGCGGGCGTAAAGGCTGACGCGGACGACCCGCTTTGGTGGCCGGGAGCCGGGACTTTTGAAGTCGTAGTCGGCGCCGTCTTGATACAAAATACCAACTGGAAAAACGCCGATAAAGCGCTCAATAACCTAAAAAACGCAAATTTAATGAGTCTGGAGGGTGTCGTAAAAACTCCCGCGGCCGAGCTTGCCCTGCTCATAAAGCCAAGCGGCTTTTACAACACCAAAGCAAAACGCCTAAAAACGCTTTGCGAGGCGATTTTTAAAAAATTCGGAGATTTTGAAAATTTCAAAGAAAACGTTAGCCGCGAGTGGCTGCTGGGCATCAAAGGTATCGGCGCGGAGAGCTGTGACGCGGTGCTTTGCTATGCGTGCGGGCGCGAGGTGATGGTCGTAGATAGCTACGCTTTGCGGATTTTGAGCTTTTTTGGGTATGAGTTTGAAAGCTACGAAGAAGCTCGCGAGTGGCTAGAGGCCGTAGATAGCGAGCGGATCTGCGAGGCATACGGACGCGAGCTGGGTATTAATGAAATTTACGCCAAATTTCACGGCAAGATAGTGGAGTTTTGTAAGGCGCATTTTAACGGCAAGAAGCTGGACGAAGCGGGAGAGAAAATATTAAAAAATCTCGCATAA
- a CDS encoding chloride channel protein, with protein MLCVGFAAGAGAAALTEVIHFAEFLAFGRAKGDFGVTPDQVSAFRRFAAVLACGAIASIGWYFLHKFKPFLSAGEIIEGKNPSFASNLAHAFLQVFTVGLGAPIGKEVAPRELGALFASKICAFFALDAAWCRTLAACGAAAGLGAVYNVPFAGAIFALEILLKRFDKRAALAAFGVCAVADFTANFSVPREALYVVSDFKSTPANLALAAFVGVIVGMTAKFYQAGVARAEANRIKDGKILIFLPLAFAVTALAGAFLPEILGNGQAAAQTAFNEQISALYALGLLTVKGVCVLALLKCGAYGGTLTPSFSLGALLGLCLGLTAANFAQVNLSAAALCGAAAFLAINLDAPFTAFALAAGFCDINLNAATAVMLSIACAMGARNLLSK; from the coding sequence GTGCTTTGCGTAGGATTTGCCGCGGGCGCGGGCGCTGCGGCGCTAACCGAGGTCATACATTTTGCCGAGTTTTTGGCATTTGGTCGCGCAAAGGGAGATTTTGGCGTCACCCCTGATCAAGTTAGCGCATTTAGGCGTTTTGCGGCAGTTTTAGCTTGCGGGGCGATTGCTAGCATAGGTTGGTATTTTTTGCATAAATTTAAACCGTTTTTAAGCGCCGGCGAGATAATAGAGGGCAAAAATCCTTCGTTTGCGTCAAATTTAGCTCATGCGTTTTTGCAGGTTTTTACCGTAGGTCTGGGCGCTCCGATCGGCAAAGAGGTCGCTCCGCGCGAGCTTGGCGCGCTGTTTGCGTCAAAAATTTGCGCCTTTTTCGCTCTTGATGCGGCTTGGTGCCGCACTCTTGCGGCTTGCGGGGCCGCAGCTGGGCTTGGCGCGGTTTATAACGTACCCTTTGCCGGAGCGATTTTCGCGCTTGAGATTTTGTTAAAAAGATTTGATAAAAGGGCGGCTTTGGCGGCATTTGGCGTCTGCGCGGTCGCTGATTTTACGGCGAATTTTAGCGTGCCCCGCGAGGCTCTTTACGTCGTTAGCGACTTTAAATCAACGCCTGCAAACCTTGCGCTAGCCGCATTTGTAGGCGTTATAGTCGGCATGACGGCTAAATTTTATCAAGCAGGCGTCGCCAGAGCCGAAGCAAACCGCATAAAAGACGGTAAGATTTTGATATTTTTACCGCTTGCTTTTGCGGTTACGGCGCTTGCGGGCGCGTTTTTACCCGAAATTTTAGGTAACGGTCAAGCTGCGGCGCAAACGGCTTTTAACGAACAAATTTCAGCCCTTTATGCGCTTGGTTTGCTAACGGTAAAGGGCGTTTGCGTACTTGCGCTTTTAAAATGTGGCGCATACGGCGGTACTCTTACGCCCAGCTTCTCGCTAGGCGCGCTTTTAGGGCTTTGTTTAGGTCTTACGGCGGCGAATTTCGCGCAGGTAAATTTAAGCGCGGCGGCTCTTTGCGGCGCGGCGGCGTTTTTGGCGATAAATTTAGACGCGCCCTTTACGGCATTTGCGCTGGCTGCGGGCTTTTGCGATATAAATCTAAACGCCGCTACGGCCGTAATGCTAAGTATCGCTTGCGCAATGGGCGCTAGAAATCTACTCTCAAAATAA
- a CDS encoding TIGR00282 family metallophosphoesterase encodes MANLTRVGFVGDIVGRAGRSAVIQNLPKFKREFKLDFIVANAENASGGFGLTATNAHELLGCGIDATTGGNHSFDKKDVIALMDALPIIRPYNHFAGTAGRGAINLSKEGKSLSVVNLMGHYGLPHTNNAFLEAERALDECESENILIDFHAEATSEKNAFFRLFCGRVGAIAGTHTHVGTDDLQIVSGTAYVSDVGLSGAFDGVIGMDAEAPVKSFLTGLKHSFKVNEKCRRIFQMVVFEFDGGRCADAFKIRVIDGVSEPLVQRAVKL; translated from the coding sequence ATGGCAAATTTAACTAGAGTGGGCTTTGTGGGAGATATCGTCGGGCGCGCGGGAAGAAGCGCGGTTATACAAAATTTGCCCAAATTTAAGCGAGAATTTAAGCTTGACTTTATCGTCGCAAACGCCGAAAACGCAAGCGGAGGCTTCGGTCTAACCGCCACAAACGCGCACGAGCTGCTGGGATGCGGTATCGATGCAACCACGGGCGGCAATCATAGCTTTGATAAAAAAGACGTAATCGCGCTGATGGATGCTCTGCCTATTATCCGCCCGTATAATCACTTTGCGGGAACTGCGGGGCGCGGCGCGATAAATTTGAGCAAAGAGGGCAAAAGCCTAAGCGTGGTAAATTTGATGGGACACTACGGCTTGCCGCATACGAACAACGCCTTTTTAGAGGCAGAGCGCGCGCTAGATGAGTGCGAGAGCGAAAATATCCTCATAGACTTTCACGCCGAGGCCACGAGCGAGAAAAACGCGTTTTTTAGGCTATTTTGCGGGCGAGTGGGAGCCATAGCCGGCACTCACACGCACGTTGGCACCGATGATTTGCAAATAGTTAGCGGCACTGCTTATGTCAGCGACGTCGGGCTTAGCGGGGCGTTTGACGGCGTCATCGGCATGGACGCGGAAGCGCCGGTGAAGAGCTTCTTAACGGGGCTCAAGCACTCGTTTAAGGTAAATGAAAAATGCAGGCGAATCTTTCAAATGGTCGTGTTTGAATTTGACGGCGGGCGCTGTGCGGATGCATTTAAGATCCGCGTGATAGACGGAGTTAGCGAGCCTTTGGTGCAGCGCGCGGTGAAGCTTTAG
- a CDS encoding ATP-binding protein produces the protein MIDWNTTAAAIYRRKFGALKGVTDVDFTQLDGLVGIEKQKEELVENTRKFLEDEGANHAILWGARGCGKSSLVKAVFTKFYPEGLRLIELKNDELEMIPEIIYEIRDSSFKFIVFCDDLSFETGDRSYKFLKPVLEGSIEKAPKNVLVYATSNRRHLISELKSDNEGTRVCETELHYSDAVEEKIALSDRFGLWLSFYQGSFADYLKIVDFYFKDFVGDRAMLHELAKQYAQLRASRSGRTARQFYLSYKDKI, from the coding sequence ATGATAGACTGGAACACGACTGCCGCAGCGATTTATCGGCGCAAATTCGGCGCTTTAAAGGGCGTAACGGACGTTGATTTTACGCAGCTTGATGGGCTTGTGGGGATCGAAAAGCAAAAAGAAGAGCTTGTGGAAAATACGCGCAAATTTTTAGAAGACGAGGGCGCTAATCACGCGATACTCTGGGGCGCGCGAGGCTGCGGTAAAAGTAGCTTGGTTAAGGCCGTTTTTACTAAATTTTATCCCGAAGGCCTTCGGTTAATCGAGCTAAAAAACGACGAGCTAGAGATGATACCCGAGATCATTTACGAGATCAGGGATAGTAGCTTTAAATTTATCGTTTTTTGCGACGATCTTAGCTTTGAGACGGGCGATAGGAGCTATAAATTTTTAAAACCCGTGCTTGAAGGCTCGATCGAAAAAGCGCCTAAAAACGTGCTAGTCTACGCCACCTCAAACCGCCGACATCTCATCAGTGAGCTAAAAAGCGACAACGAAGGCACCAGAGTCTGCGAGACGGAGCTGCACTATAGCGACGCGGTCGAGGAAAAGATCGCGCTTAGCGATAGATTCGGGCTTTGGCTTAGCTTTTATCAGGGCAGTTTTGCGGACTATCTAAAGATAGTGGATTTTTATTTTAAAGATTTCGTAGGCGATAGAGCGATGCTTCACGAGCTAGCCAAGCAATACGCACAGCTTCGCGCGAGCCGCTCTGGACGCACCGCAAGGCAGTTTTATCTAAGCTATAAAGATAAAATTTGA
- the mfd gene encoding transcription-repair coupling factor produces the protein MQSEVFEYFLNGGDAQLLVCEDDKEAIAALSAAEFAGLKVFRLPDFRAREGDDLRSFSAELFELSSELAKFYEFEGKKLLISPVCTVLNKLPGKKHLQKLTLNFGDKIDPKELAEKLLRFGYEAVDIVESEGEFCVRGEIIDIFCVGAQEPNRILLFDDEIESIRRYSTQTQISNKTELKSVEISPFIAALGEAEFEKTSEKIKDMQTDALISDLKTLGFWAIDGFIDYTREFKTVLTKKFDGFERDLGEVANLPVLPAAKVYKDLSVTPNADFFELNKNKKIKVLARNEGLFNALNLSEYKNVEFVQTEAALNLVSPSEIIVSLNKFEKKKRAKKPSLVIDELKAGDYVVHEEYGIGKFTGLEKLTVLGRTREFVVIVYQNEDKLLLPVEHLNLIDRYVAGSGSIAVLDRLGKANFAKIKEKVRAKLFVIASKIISLAAQRELIRGEIIEKDDAEYLNFLQNAGFAYTRDQERASSDIANDLKSGKVMDRLLSGDVGFGKTEVAMNAIFKCVKSGFQALFFVPTTLLSSQHFKSLKERLGKFDVSVFKLDRFTSAKEKAAAVKALEAGQPCVCVGTHSLLSVKPSNLGLIIIDEEHKFGVKQKEKLKEISSASHVLSMSATPIPRSLNMALSSVKGYSVLQTPPSSRLDVRTSVREWDEKAVKEAIMRELRRGGQIFYIHNHIATMLQAKKQILDIMPNLRILMLHSKIDAKTTEEEMMKFENGEYDVLLSTSIVESGIHLPNVNTIIIEGANKFGIADLHQLRGRVGRSDKQAYCYFLVEDKNALSEDALKRLVALESNSFLGSGSVLAYHDLEIRGGGNLVGEAQSGHIEAIGYSLYIKMLEEEINKLLNKESFESAKIDLKLSINAFLNSEFIGEDRLRLELYRRLSKCKEVAEVYEIEGEIEDRFGKPDIYTKQFLSLIIIKILAIKAGFKAISNAEQNIVLTAQNGEQTRLRSKSKDDDDVIEEILIYLRKLNKGRAEK, from the coding sequence GTGCAAAGTGAGGTTTTTGAGTATTTTTTAAACGGAGGCGATGCGCAGCTACTCGTCTGCGAGGATGACAAGGAGGCCATCGCGGCTCTTAGCGCGGCGGAATTTGCCGGGCTTAAGGTATTTAGATTGCCCGATTTTAGGGCGCGCGAGGGCGATGATCTGCGTAGCTTTAGCGCCGAACTTTTCGAGTTATCATCCGAGCTAGCCAAATTTTACGAATTTGAGGGCAAAAAGCTCCTTATTAGCCCCGTTTGCACGGTACTAAACAAACTTCCCGGCAAAAAACATCTACAAAAGCTAACGCTAAATTTCGGCGATAAAATCGATCCCAAAGAGCTAGCCGAAAAACTACTGCGCTTTGGCTACGAAGCGGTCGATATCGTAGAGAGTGAGGGCGAGTTTTGCGTGCGCGGCGAGATTATCGATATTTTTTGCGTCGGCGCGCAGGAGCCAAACCGTATTTTGCTCTTTGACGACGAGATAGAGAGCATCAGGCGCTACAGCACGCAGACGCAAATTTCAAACAAAACTGAGCTAAAAAGCGTTGAAATTTCGCCTTTTATCGCGGCTCTGGGCGAGGCTGAGTTTGAAAAAACGTCAGAAAAAATAAAAGATATGCAAACGGACGCGCTAATCAGCGACCTAAAGACGCTCGGATTTTGGGCGATAGACGGTTTTATCGACTATACGCGCGAATTTAAAACGGTTTTAACGAAAAAATTTGACGGCTTTGAGCGCGATCTGGGCGAGGTGGCAAATTTGCCCGTATTGCCTGCGGCTAAAGTTTATAAAGACTTAAGCGTAACACCAAACGCCGATTTTTTTGAGCTAAATAAAAATAAAAAAATCAAAGTCTTAGCGCGTAACGAGGGGCTTTTTAACGCATTAAATTTGAGCGAATACAAAAACGTAGAGTTTGTGCAAACCGAAGCAGCGTTAAATTTGGTTTCACCGAGCGAGATCATCGTCTCGCTAAATAAATTTGAAAAGAAAAAGCGCGCCAAAAAACCGAGTCTAGTCATCGACGAGCTAAAGGCGGGCGACTACGTCGTGCATGAGGAGTACGGCATCGGCAAATTTACGGGGCTTGAAAAGCTAACCGTGCTCGGCAGGACACGCGAGTTTGTCGTGATCGTTTATCAAAACGAGGACAAGTTGCTTTTGCCAGTCGAGCACTTAAATTTGATCGACAGATACGTCGCGGGTAGCGGCAGTATCGCGGTTTTAGACCGCCTGGGCAAGGCAAATTTCGCCAAGATAAAAGAAAAAGTTAGAGCCAAGCTTTTTGTAATCGCGTCAAAGATTATTTCACTAGCCGCCCAGCGCGAACTAATCCGCGGCGAAATCATCGAAAAGGACGATGCGGAGTATCTAAATTTCTTGCAAAACGCGGGCTTTGCCTACACGAGAGATCAGGAGCGCGCCTCAAGCGACATAGCAAACGACCTAAAAAGCGGCAAGGTGATGGATAGGTTGCTTAGCGGCGACGTGGGATTTGGTAAAACGGAAGTTGCTATGAATGCGATATTTAAGTGCGTAAAATCGGGCTTTCAGGCGCTATTTTTTGTACCGACGACGCTTCTTAGCTCGCAACATTTTAAAAGCCTAAAAGAGCGGCTGGGTAAATTCGACGTTAGCGTCTTTAAACTCGATCGCTTCACAAGCGCTAAGGAAAAAGCGGCCGCGGTTAAGGCGCTGGAGGCAGGGCAGCCTTGCGTTTGTGTGGGTACGCACTCGCTTTTGTCGGTTAAACCGTCAAATTTAGGCCTCATCATCATCGATGAAGAGCATAAATTCGGCGTCAAACAAAAAGAAAAACTAAAAGAGATATCAAGCGCCTCGCACGTGCTATCTATGAGCGCGACCCCGATACCGCGCAGCCTAAATATGGCGCTTTCAAGCGTCAAGGGCTACTCCGTATTGCAAACTCCGCCAAGCTCGCGCCTAGACGTGCGAACCAGCGTGCGCGAGTGGGACGAAAAGGCGGTAAAAGAGGCCATCATGCGCGAACTGCGCCGCGGCGGGCAAATTTTTTATATCCACAACCACATCGCCACGATGCTTCAGGCAAAAAAGCAAATTTTAGACATCATGCCAAATTTACGCATCCTCATGCTACACTCCAAGATTGACGCCAAGACGACCGAAGAGGAGATGATGAAGTTTGAAAACGGCGAATACGACGTACTACTAAGCACCAGCATCGTAGAAAGCGGTATCCATCTGCCAAACGTAAACACCATCATCATCGAGGGCGCGAATAAATTCGGTATCGCAGACCTGCATCAGCTACGCGGACGCGTCGGCAGGAGCGATAAGCAGGCGTATTGCTACTTCCTGGTCGAAGACAAAAACGCCCTAAGCGAGGACGCTCTAAAACGCCTAGTCGCGCTTGAGAGCAACTCGTTTTTGGGCTCGGGCAGCGTGCTAGCGTATCACGATCTAGAAATCAGAGGCGGCGGTAACCTAGTGGGCGAAGCCCAAAGCGGCCATATCGAGGCGATCGGCTACTCGCTCTATATAAAAATGCTTGAAGAAGAGATAAATAAACTACTAAATAAAGAGAGCTTTGAGAGCGCGAAAATCGACCTGAAACTCAGCATAAACGCGTTTTTAAACTCGGAGTTTATCGGCGAGGATAGATTGCGCCTGGAGCTATATAGACGGCTTAGCAAGTGTAAAGAGGTCGCCGAGGTTTATGAGATAGAGGGCGAGATCGAGGATAGATTCGGCAAGCCCGACATCTACACCAAGCAGTTTTTAAGCCTCATTATAATTAAAATTTTAGCGATAAAAGCGGGCTTTAAAGCCATCTCAAACGCCGAGCAAAACATCGTGCTAACCGCGCAAAACGGCGAACAAACCAGACTAAGGTCAAAGAGCAAAGACGATGATGACGTGATAGAGGAGATATTAATCTACCTTAGAAAACTAAATAAAGGACGGGCGGAAAAATGA
- a CDS encoding bifunctional folylpolyglutamate synthase/dihydrofolate synthase has product MKLEYFLKNKPLFYKEINRARMPNAFKFVQDAFKIPKIIHLIGTNGKGSTGRFLAQMLARGHSVGHYTSPHIFEFRERFWMNGAVASADALETAHERLIKILPPEVARSLSYFEYATLLCAPLFEGCDFFVCEAGVGGEFDATNVFDKRLSLFTPIGFDHTALLGDTLEQIATTKFNAMADAALMNDEMSELCVGIARKIAAKKGSTLKFASQNLTNEDKNEIKIYAEKFGLPEFLRSNLTLSSSAFKELGFSLNLSNLGALDLNGRCEKISQNVTIDVGHNEMAAQALVKIFAGKKLNLIFNAFADKDIKAVLKAIKPIVKKTYIIEYEAPGRELATAQVKEALRQLGMEFADFTDVRADEEYLAFGSFYLVEAFLKRYRGAK; this is encoded by the coding sequence ATGAAACTAGAATATTTTTTAAAAAACAAACCCCTTTTTTATAAGGAAATCAACCGCGCGCGTATGCCAAATGCCTTTAAATTCGTGCAAGACGCATTTAAAATACCAAAAATCATCCATCTAATCGGCACGAACGGCAAGGGTAGCACGGGGCGATTTTTAGCGCAGATGCTCGCTCGTGGCCATAGCGTCGGACACTATACGAGCCCTCATATTTTCGAGTTTCGCGAGAGATTTTGGATGAACGGCGCCGTAGCTAGCGCGGATGCGCTCGAGACGGCTCACGAGAGGCTGATTAAAATTTTACCTCCCGAGGTCGCGCGCTCGCTTTCGTATTTCGAGTACGCGACGTTGCTTTGCGCTCCGCTTTTTGAGGGGTGCGACTTTTTCGTCTGCGAGGCTGGCGTTGGGGGGGAATTTGACGCTACGAACGTATTTGACAAGCGCCTTAGCCTCTTTACTCCGATCGGTTTTGACCACACGGCGCTGCTCGGCGACACGCTAGAGCAGATCGCGACGACCAAATTTAACGCGATGGCGGACGCTGCTTTGATGAACGACGAGATGAGTGAGCTTTGCGTCGGTATCGCGCGAAAAATCGCCGCTAAAAAGGGCTCGACGCTCAAATTCGCTTCCCAAAATTTGACCAACGAGGATAAAAACGAGATCAAAATTTATGCGGAAAAATTCGGCTTGCCCGAGTTTTTGCGCTCAAATTTGACGCTTAGCTCTTCGGCGTTTAAGGAGCTTGGATTTAGCTTAAATTTATCAAATTTGGGCGCGCTAGATCTAAACGGACGCTGTGAAAAGATCTCGCAAAACGTCACGATAGACGTCGGGCACAACGAGATGGCGGCGCAAGCCCTAGTGAAAATATTTGCGGGCAAAAAGCTAAATTTGATCTTCAACGCCTTTGCCGATAAGGACATAAAAGCCGTCCTAAAGGCGATCAAGCCGATCGTCAAAAAGACCTACATCATCGAGTACGAGGCGCCCGGCCGCGAGCTAGCTACGGCACAGGTGAAAGAGGCTTTGCGCCAGCTCGGTATGGAGTTTGCCGACTTTACGGACGTGCGCGCGGACGAGGAGTATCTGGCGTTCGGGTCGTTTTACCTCGTGGAAGCCTTCCTAAAAAGGTACCGCGGTGCAAAGTGA
- a CDS encoding diguanylate cyclase, with product MATSVNQVIKETIQTIKERGLVLTPDNYAEVFCETAKKNGVIVPDCQKLEKYVGRLNDEFKAQLKQKNVKSVDELFAFMASRLNSPSLVEYPKLVAALCAMSKKVLQAAAALHNKSARKLAEASIEALNRRTDAQTADRIKDKWFDFLTDYDDSFLKRLNDYGIKKTDDLAEMVAELDGAIRSAGSAGACEEFVSLLTATLEPSITDKIIGDIDRITKNLKDEPRLLESLKFRNDIKNLTKKRIELDKAEISSKIAALDKVLEGIDGRILRLIDSSKDGSDKMGFIRRDLGLINLSKDSFEGIRDKMLGIADMLDGEIRQLGEQMMSDQLTIKELQEKISALETQLEDAKAQSREDFLTKTATRKAFVEELERFENEYLKNGLDYCVCFFDIDHFKKINDAYGHDAGDTVIASVAKTLLKASRKEDIVSRYGGEEFVVLLPGLSLEQSVEFASRVRTTLKNSKFLYKEERISVTISCGAAVRSAYQSSAAALEASDKMLYEAKQNGRDQVMPKI from the coding sequence GTGGCGACTAGCGTCAATCAAGTCATAAAAGAGACTATCCAGACTATAAAAGAGCGCGGACTCGTGCTAACTCCGGATAACTACGCCGAAGTTTTTTGCGAGACGGCAAAAAAAAACGGCGTTATAGTGCCTGATTGTCAAAAGCTAGAAAAATACGTCGGTAGACTAAACGATGAATTTAAGGCACAGCTAAAACAAAAAAACGTAAAAAGCGTGGACGAGCTTTTTGCCTTTATGGCCTCTAGGTTAAATTCCCCCAGCCTCGTCGAGTATCCAAAGCTAGTAGCCGCACTATGCGCTATGAGTAAAAAAGTACTTCAAGCAGCGGCCGCGCTACATAACAAAAGCGCAAGAAAGCTGGCGGAAGCCAGTATCGAGGCGCTAAACAGACGCACCGACGCTCAAACCGCCGATAGGATAAAAGATAAGTGGTTTGATTTTTTGACCGATTACGACGACAGCTTTTTAAAAAGGCTTAACGACTACGGGATAAAAAAAACGGATGATTTAGCGGAGATGGTCGCAGAGCTTGACGGCGCGATTAGAAGCGCCGGAAGCGCCGGAGCGTGTGAGGAGTTCGTCTCGCTTTTGACGGCTACGCTAGAGCCGTCCATCACCGATAAAATAATCGGCGACATAGATAGGATAACTAAAAATTTAAAAGACGAACCTAGGCTGCTTGAAAGCTTAAAATTTAGAAACGATATAAAAAATTTAACTAAAAAACGCATCGAGCTGGATAAAGCCGAAATCTCGAGCAAGATAGCCGCGCTAGATAAGGTACTAGAGGGCATAGACGGGCGAATCTTGAGGCTCATAGACAGCTCCAAGGACGGCTCTGATAAGATGGGGTTTATAAGGCGCGATTTGGGTCTAATAAATTTAAGCAAAGATAGCTTTGAAGGTATCAGAGATAAGATGCTCGGTATCGCGGATATGCTTGACGGCGAGATAAGGCAACTAGGCGAGCAGATGATGAGCGATCAGCTAACGATAAAAGAGCTACAAGAAAAAATAAGCGCTCTTGAAACCCAGTTAGAAGACGCAAAAGCGCAGAGCAGAGAGGATTTTTTAACCAAAACCGCGACGAGAAAAGCGTTTGTCGAGGAGTTAGAGAGATTTGAAAACGAATATCTAAAAAACGGACTTGACTACTGCGTATGTTTTTTTGATATAGACCATTTTAAAAAGATAAACGACGCGTACGGCCACGATGCGGGCGATACCGTAATAGCTAGCGTAGCAAAAACGCTGTTAAAAGCCTCGCGAAAAGAGGATATCGTAAGCAGGTACGGCGGCGAGGAGTTTGTCGTTTTGCTGCCGGGCTTAAGTTTAGAGCAAAGCGTGGAATTTGCTAGTAGAGTTAGAACTACGCTTAAAAACTCGAAATTTTTATATAAAGAAGAGCGTATCAGCGTTACGATTAGCTGCGGCGCGGCCGTACGTAGCGCGTATCAAAGCTCAGCGGCGGCGCTCGAGGCTTCGGACAAGATGCTTTATGAAGCCAAGCAAAACGGCAGAGATCAGGTGATGCCTAAAATTTAA
- a CDS encoding penicillin-binding protein: MKTKFLLFLTAFILAGCSYKPVSKITSDVMGERVYVNVLISKEEPKNSVWIKDSVLEGIVTRLGKRISDDKNAPTSITVSIKTLSYQPLLFDEYGYVTSYKAILALNFDTRLKSGKTLSVTTSGEHDFTVSQKIRDTRFADGVISESDRYNAVKQASQEAFDEYIATLAVKGLKRGD; the protein is encoded by the coding sequence TTGAAAACTAAATTTTTACTATTTTTAACGGCTTTTATCTTGGCGGGATGCAGCTATAAGCCGGTCTCAAAGATAACTAGCGACGTAATGGGCGAGCGCGTTTACGTAAACGTGCTTATAAGTAAAGAAGAACCTAAAAACAGCGTTTGGATAAAAGACAGCGTGCTTGAAGGTATCGTAACTAGGCTGGGAAAACGTATAAGCGACGATAAAAATGCGCCTACGTCTATAACCGTGTCGATAAAAACGCTTAGTTATCAGCCCTTGCTTTTTGACGAGTACGGCTACGTAACGTCTTATAAGGCGATTTTGGCGTTAAATTTCGACACCAGGTTAAAGAGCGGCAAGACGCTATCGGTGACTACTTCGGGCGAGCATGACTTTACCGTGTCGCAAAAGATAAGAGATACTAGATTCGCCGACGGCGTCATCAGCGAAAGCGATAGATATAATGCCGTAAAACAGGCTTCTCAAGAGGCTTTTGACGAGTATATCGCTACGCTTGCCGTAAAAGGTCTAAAGCGTGGCGACTAG